The Paenibacillus sp. YPG26 genome includes a window with the following:
- a CDS encoding radical SAM/SPASM domain-containing protein — MKKFKKFYIETTSICNLACSFCPPTQRQANFIKLEDFKTTLDQIKPHTDYIYFHVKGEPLLHPKIGDMLDIAHAKGFKVNITTNGTLINKNRDKLLNKPALRQMNFSLHSFDGHEGSTDRDGYISSVLNFVKEAVAQSNLIVSLRLWNLSEDNLTNLQRKRNRETLEYIEREFNLDFKIIEKVSPGSGVKIADRIYLNQDYEFKWPDLKEEEDHGPGFCHGLRNQAGVLVDGTVIPCCLDGEGVINLGNIHQKPFSEIIEGERANNLYDGFSRREVKEELCRKCGYRKRFDLEPGEAGALSS; from the coding sequence ATGAAAAAATTCAAGAAATTCTATATTGAGACTACGAGCATTTGCAATCTGGCATGCTCCTTCTGTCCGCCAACACAGCGGCAGGCGAATTTTATTAAGCTGGAGGATTTCAAGACTACTCTGGATCAGATCAAGCCGCATACGGACTATATCTACTTCCATGTCAAAGGCGAGCCGCTGCTCCATCCTAAGATCGGGGATATGCTGGATATAGCGCATGCCAAAGGCTTTAAGGTTAACATTACTACCAACGGTACCCTTATCAACAAGAACAGGGACAAGCTGCTGAACAAGCCGGCGCTTAGACAAATGAATTTCTCCTTGCACAGCTTCGATGGGCATGAGGGTTCAACTGACCGGGACGGTTATATCTCAAGTGTTCTTAACTTTGTCAAAGAGGCTGTAGCGCAGTCGAACTTGATTGTATCTTTGCGGCTGTGGAATCTGAGTGAGGATAATCTCACCAACCTGCAGAGAAAGCGCAACCGGGAGACACTGGAATACATCGAGCGAGAATTCAATCTGGATTTCAAAATTATCGAGAAGGTATCTCCGGGAAGTGGGGTCAAGATTGCAGATCGGATCTATCTGAACCAGGATTATGAGTTCAAATGGCCTGATCTTAAGGAAGAAGAGGATCATGGACCCGGGTTCTGTCACGGACTGCGCAATCAGGCGGGAGTCCTGGTGGATGGCACCGTCATTCCCTGCTGTCTGGATGGGGAAGGGGTTATTAATCTGGGGAATATTCACCAGAAGCCGTTCTCCGAGATTATTGAGGGCGAACGGGCGAACAATCTGTATGACGGGTTCTCCAGACGGGAAGTGAAGGAAGAGTTATGCCGCAAATGCGGTTATCGCAAGCGGTTTGATCTGGAGCCCGGCGAAGCGGGGGCGCTTAGCTCTTAG
- a CDS encoding phosphatase PAP2 family protein produces the protein MKAFTWIGSGIPVTVITLAVIVLLYVLLKHRSELVFLIALTVTSSLLNSVIKRIFKRERPTLNRIAEANGFSFPSGHAMATIALYGGLAYLLWKHAPGWIGRLIIFTLSFVMILMIGVSRIYLGVHYPSDVLAGYLLSGSLLTVFIWYYNRYLERSKPGFES, from the coding sequence ATGAAGGCATTTACCTGGATTGGATCAGGGATTCCGGTTACGGTGATTACACTTGCCGTAATTGTACTGCTGTATGTCCTGCTGAAGCACCGGAGCGAGCTTGTGTTCCTTATCGCACTCACCGTAACCTCGTCACTGCTCAATTCTGTGATTAAGAGAATCTTCAAGCGGGAGAGACCCACTCTTAACCGGATTGCCGAAGCCAATGGATTCAGCTTCCCGAGCGGGCACGCCATGGCCACCATCGCTTTATACGGAGGGCTTGCCTATCTGCTCTGGAAGCATGCGCCTGGCTGGATCGGACGCCTGATCATCTTTACACTAAGCTTCGTGATGATTCTTATGATCGGCGTCAGCCGCATTTATCTTGGCGTGCATTACCCAAGCGATGTACTCGCAGGATACTTGCTCAGCGGCAGTCTCCTGACGGTATTTATCTGGTATTATAATAGGTATCTAGAGCGCAGCAAGCCAGGATTTGAGAGCTAG
- a CDS encoding polysaccharide deacetylase family protein, giving the protein MSLKRYHYILIIGSLIIILSIINHIAVLHREAVSKEQMTSMAKNAAQNKVIPVNEVKYSFREIYEVKTNEKKVALTFDDGPDNKYTPQILDILQENQVKATFFLVGRQIDKDPSVVRRIHNEGHEIGNHTVNHPNLNNMEIQEITQEIEENNTKIKDLTGYTPVLFRSPYGNASAEVREVLKHNQLLLINWSVDTRDWKETSPKMILANLKKEVRPGSIILQHSFGGRKVHNTIQALPEEIKWLKEQGYSLVTVSELIKQETH; this is encoded by the coding sequence ATGTCACTAAAGAGATACCATTATATTCTTATTATCGGGAGCCTTATTATTATTCTGTCTATTATCAATCATATTGCGGTGCTCCACAGAGAAGCTGTGAGCAAGGAGCAGATGACCTCGATGGCTAAGAACGCTGCACAGAACAAGGTGATACCTGTGAACGAGGTTAAGTATTCTTTTCGGGAAATCTATGAAGTGAAGACGAATGAGAAGAAGGTTGCGCTAACCTTTGATGATGGACCGGATAACAAATATACCCCTCAGATTCTGGACATACTGCAGGAGAACCAGGTGAAGGCAACCTTTTTTCTGGTAGGAAGGCAGATTGATAAGGATCCAAGTGTAGTCAGACGTATCCACAATGAGGGGCATGAAATTGGAAATCACACAGTGAACCATCCTAACCTCAACAACATGGAGATTCAGGAGATTACACAGGAAATTGAGGAGAATAATACGAAGATCAAGGATCTGACAGGATATACCCCGGTGTTGTTTCGTTCCCCTTATGGGAATGCTTCAGCGGAGGTAAGGGAGGTATTGAAGCACAACCAGCTGTTGTTAATCAACTGGTCTGTAGATACAAGGGACTGGAAGGAGACATCTCCGAAGATGATTCTTGCCAATCTCAAGAAAGAAGTACGTCCGGGAAGCATTATTCTTCAGCACAGCTTTGGTGGCAGGAAGGTTCATAATACCATTCAGGCCTTGCCGGAGGAGATTAAGTGGCTTAAGGAGCAAGGCTATTCCCTGGTAACGGTCTCGGAACTAATTAAGCAAGAGACTCACTAA
- the gnd gene encoding phosphogluconate dehydrogenase (NAD(+)-dependent, decarboxylating): protein MKIGLIGLGKMGLNLGKNLIDHKHEVAAFDLNAAAVGEMKEYGAEGFTSLEEMVQSLSSPRVLWIMVPHGVVDSVLGQIKPLLSQGDIVIEAGNSHYKESIRRADELKEAGIYYMDAGTSGGMEGARNGACYMIGGDPEAWSVVEPVFRDTSVENGYLYAGPSGSGHYLKMVHNGIEYGMMAAIGEGFEVLEKSSFEFDYEKVAKVWNNGSVIRSWLMELTENAFSKDSKLDGIKGVMHSSGEGKWTVEEAMDLQTATPVIAMSLLMRYRSMDNDTFTGKVVAALRNEFGGHAVEKN from the coding sequence ATGAAAATCGGACTTATTGGTCTAGGTAAAATGGGTCTCAATCTGGGTAAAAACTTGATTGATCATAAGCATGAAGTAGCCGCATTCGACTTGAATGCCGCAGCAGTAGGTGAAATGAAAGAGTACGGAGCGGAGGGCTTCACCAGCCTTGAAGAGATGGTACAATCGCTAAGCTCCCCTCGTGTGCTCTGGATTATGGTTCCTCATGGCGTAGTAGATTCTGTACTCGGACAAATCAAACCGCTGCTCAGCCAAGGAGATATCGTTATAGAGGCGGGCAACTCCCATTACAAGGAGTCCATTCGCCGCGCAGACGAACTGAAAGAAGCCGGCATTTATTATATGGATGCAGGAACTTCAGGTGGTATGGAAGGTGCTCGTAACGGAGCCTGCTACATGATCGGCGGAGATCCTGAAGCATGGAGCGTTGTGGAACCTGTATTCCGCGATACTTCTGTTGAGAATGGGTATTTGTATGCTGGACCTTCGGGCAGCGGCCATTACTTGAAGATGGTTCATAACGGAATCGAGTACGGCATGATGGCTGCGATCGGTGAAGGCTTTGAAGTACTCGAGAAGAGCTCCTTCGAATTCGACTACGAGAAAGTAGCTAAAGTCTGGAATAACGGGTCTGTTATTCGTTCCTGGCTGATGGAGCTTACAGAGAATGCCTTCTCCAAAGACAGCAAGCTCGATGGCATTAAAGGTGTTATGCATTCTTCCGGCGAAGGCAAATGGACGGTTGAGGAAGCCATGGATCTGCAGACGGCTACACCGGTTATTGCTATGTCACTGCTCATGCGCTACCGCTCGATGGACAACGATACATTTACTGGTAAAGTAGTAGCGGCACTTCGCAATGAATTTGGCGGACATGCTGTTGAGAAGAATTAA
- the zwf gene encoding glucose-6-phosphate dehydrogenase produces the protein MDAMTFVLFGATGDLAKRKIYPALYNLYIDNKLPEGFSVFGLGRREISNEDFQASVRDSLHKFSRRLGIGDRLESFLSSFRYSALNVNHVEDYSKLLASVQEREHELNIPENRMFYLSVAPEYFGTIAHNINQSGLGTVKGWRRLIIEKPFGHDLESARALHKSLDQSFEEEEIYRIDHYLGKPMVQNLEVLGYANPVLQALWTNQHIANVQITANELVGVEDRAGYFDQAGTIRDMFQNHMLQILMMVTMHLPKRSTPEEVRMKKRDIVASLRPMAKDEVIKHVVRGQYSAGELNQSPVPGYLDESGIDAGSRNDTYVAARVLIDTPFWSEVPFYIRTGKRTHEKSTKIVVEFKEPLEMSSNSEYKSAPNLLTIEINPMESITLQLNTKNAGNDGRLEPIHMHFSSNSKDAPEAYENLIHDAMRGDSTFFAHWDEVELSWKWIQPVLEAFEEDIIPLHQYPAGTNGPEAAHQLLAEDGNQWW, from the coding sequence GTGGATGCTATGACATTTGTATTGTTTGGGGCCACAGGAGATTTAGCAAAAAGAAAGATTTATCCTGCATTATATAACCTGTATATCGATAATAAGCTGCCAGAAGGGTTCTCTGTATTTGGACTCGGAAGAAGAGAGATCTCCAATGAGGACTTTCAGGCCAGCGTAAGAGATTCGCTCCACAAGTTCTCCAGAAGGCTAGGTATCGGAGACCGGTTGGAGTCTTTTTTGAGTTCATTCCGTTACAGTGCCCTTAATGTTAATCATGTCGAGGATTATAGCAAGCTGCTTGCTTCTGTCCAGGAACGTGAACATGAGCTGAATATTCCCGAGAATCGTATGTTCTATCTCTCAGTAGCTCCCGAATACTTTGGCACTATTGCTCACAATATAAATCAAAGTGGACTTGGTACGGTTAAAGGATGGAGACGGCTCATTATCGAGAAGCCTTTTGGTCATGATCTTGAATCTGCACGAGCGCTGCATAAGAGCTTGGATCAATCTTTTGAGGAGGAAGAGATCTACCGGATTGACCACTATCTGGGTAAGCCAATGGTGCAGAACCTGGAGGTGCTTGGTTACGCCAATCCAGTACTTCAGGCATTGTGGACTAATCAACACATTGCAAATGTGCAGATCACAGCGAATGAGCTGGTAGGTGTAGAGGACCGGGCCGGTTATTTCGATCAAGCTGGTACGATAAGAGATATGTTCCAGAACCATATGCTGCAGATTCTGATGATGGTGACCATGCATCTTCCTAAACGCAGTACGCCCGAAGAAGTACGGATGAAGAAGCGGGATATTGTGGCGTCTCTGCGCCCTATGGCTAAGGATGAGGTCATCAAGCACGTAGTCCGGGGGCAGTATAGTGCAGGAGAGCTCAATCAATCGCCAGTTCCAGGTTATCTGGACGAGAGTGGCATTGACGCGGGTTCACGCAATGATACTTATGTTGCCGCGAGAGTCTTGATTGATACTCCATTCTGGAGCGAGGTTCCTTTCTATATCCGCACCGGCAAAAGAACACATGAGAAATCCACAAAAATTGTTGTGGAGTTCAAAGAGCCCTTGGAGATGTCCTCGAACAGTGAATACAAATCAGCTCCTAATCTATTAACCATTGAGATTAATCCGATGGAGAGTATTACACTGCAGCTGAATACCAAGAATGCCGGGAATGATGGCAGACTGGAGCCGATTCACATGCATTTCTCATCCAATTCCAAGGATGCGCCCGAAGCTTATGAGAACTTGATTCATGATGCTATGCGCGGCGATTCGACCTTCTTTGCCCATTGGGATGAGGTTGAACTGTCCTGGAAATGGATTCAGCCCGTGCTGGAAGCCTTTGAAGAAGATATCATTCCACTGCATCAATACCCGGCTGGGACTAACGGCCCAGAGGCAGCTCACCAACTGTTAGCTGAAGATGGAAATCAGTGGTGGTAA
- a CDS encoding MDR family MFS transporter yields MSMTNTADQKPFAITQLIAPLLAVIIGMFMVILDSTVVNVALPKLVTDFNTTVSTIQWTVTGYTLALSAVIPLAGWMTDRFGAKQIFLVTIALFTLGSVLCSLATSPEQLILFRVIQGLGGGMVAPIGMAMVFRLAPPEKMGSIMGMLGVPMLLAPALGPVLSGYLVEYVSWHWIFLINLPVGILAIFVGLKFLPKFERKAVPSLDILGIILAPIAFAMLAYGVSEGGNNWTSTKTLTGLIVGGTALLIFIFVELRQKQPLLELRVFKSSDFTRGIIISWISQIALFGAILLMPLYLQNVRQYTPLESGLTVLPQALASGLFMPIGGRLFDKIGARPLVLVGLSVITSSLIMLANISVDTASWFIITALTMMGAGMGLSMMAVNTHVLQAAPRHLVSRVTPLTTAAQQVMVSFAVAGLTGYMTSRIKDHLPAAKDLIKASVAAYGDTFFVAACIAAAGALLGIILRRPKPQAGTPPEETNQANSAAMMNH; encoded by the coding sequence ATGAGTATGACGAATACAGCAGACCAGAAGCCGTTCGCGATCACGCAGCTAATCGCCCCACTTCTGGCTGTAATTATTGGAATGTTCATGGTTATCCTGGACAGTACGGTTGTTAATGTGGCTCTTCCCAAGTTGGTAACGGACTTTAACACGACCGTGTCTACCATCCAGTGGACAGTAACAGGATATACGCTCGCCCTGTCTGCGGTAATTCCACTTGCCGGTTGGATGACTGACCGGTTCGGGGCCAAGCAAATTTTCCTTGTCACCATCGCTCTGTTCACACTAGGCTCGGTTCTTTGTTCGCTGGCAACTTCGCCTGAACAACTGATCCTATTCCGGGTGATCCAAGGTCTTGGCGGGGGTATGGTTGCTCCGATTGGTATGGCCATGGTCTTCAGGCTGGCTCCGCCGGAGAAAATGGGCTCAATTATGGGTATGCTGGGCGTGCCGATGCTGCTGGCACCGGCACTGGGTCCGGTCTTGTCAGGCTACCTGGTTGAGTATGTATCGTGGCATTGGATCTTCTTGATTAATCTCCCTGTAGGGATACTAGCGATATTTGTAGGCTTGAAGTTCCTGCCAAAATTCGAGCGCAAGGCAGTACCATCCCTGGATATTCTGGGAATCATTCTTGCTCCGATCGCCTTTGCCATGCTCGCTTACGGGGTTAGCGAAGGCGGTAACAATTGGACGTCCACCAAGACCTTGACCGGACTGATCGTGGGGGGGACAGCCCTATTGATATTTATCTTTGTGGAGCTGCGGCAGAAGCAGCCGCTTCTGGAGCTCCGGGTATTCAAGTCCAGTGATTTCACAAGAGGAATCATCATTTCCTGGATCTCGCAAATTGCTCTATTCGGAGCTATTCTGCTCATGCCGCTGTATCTACAGAACGTAAGACAGTATACTCCGCTTGAGAGCGGACTGACCGTTCTTCCTCAGGCTCTGGCCTCTGGCTTGTTCATGCCGATTGGAGGAAGGTTATTTGATAAGATTGGTGCAAGACCTCTCGTGCTTGTGGGTCTGTCTGTCATCACAAGTTCTTTGATCATGCTAGCCAATATTTCAGTCGATACAGCCTCTTGGTTCATCATCACCGCGCTAACCATGATGGGTGCAGGGATGGGACTATCCATGATGGCGGTGAACACACATGTGCTCCAAGCTGCGCCTAGACATCTGGTCAGCAGGGTTACTCCGCTTACGACAGCTGCCCAGCAGGTTATGGTGTCCTTTGCGGTAGCTGGGCTAACCGGATATATGACATCAAGAATTAAAGACCATTTACCGGCTGCAAAAGACTTAATCAAGGCTTCAGTTGCAGCATATGGGGATACCTTCTTCGTCGCTGCCTGCATTGCTGCTGCAGGTGCGCTGCTTGGAATCATACTTCGAAGACCGAAGCCACAAGCAGGAACACCTCCAGAGGAGACCAATCAGGCGAACTCAGCCGCAATGATGAATCATTAA
- the rpoD gene encoding RNA polymerase sigma factor RpoD — translation MENGQHTELDTDLTLEQVKDQLLAQGKKESSLNYKEILSKLAPFDQDQDQIDEFLEQLAENGIDLDNDVEENSGFSPDDSKNDEMTFDDDLSLPPGIKIDDPVRMYLKEIGRVPLLSATEEVELAKRIEQGDEAAKRRLAEANLRLVVSIARRYVGRGMLFLDLIQEGNMGLIKAVEKFDYNKGFKFSTYATWWIRQAITRAIADQARTIRIPVHMVETINKLIRISRQLLQDLGREPSPEEIAKEMELSVEKVREIMKAAQEPVSLETPIGEENDSNLGDFIEDHDAMAPADAAAYELLKEQLEEVLDTLTEREENVLRLRFGIDDGRTRTLEEVGKEFGVTRERIRQIEAKALRKLRHPSRSKRLKDFLE, via the coding sequence ATGGAGAACGGACAACATACTGAACTAGATACAGATCTTACACTTGAGCAGGTGAAGGATCAATTACTTGCCCAGGGCAAGAAGGAATCCTCGCTGAACTACAAAGAAATTCTGAGCAAGCTCGCCCCGTTCGATCAGGATCAGGATCAAATCGACGAGTTCCTTGAACAGCTAGCCGAGAACGGGATAGATCTTGACAATGACGTAGAAGAGAACAGCGGGTTCAGCCCGGATGACTCGAAGAACGATGAAATGACCTTTGATGATGATTTGTCTCTGCCGCCAGGTATCAAGATTGATGACCCAGTGCGGATGTATCTCAAAGAAATCGGGCGTGTGCCGCTGCTGTCAGCGACAGAGGAAGTCGAATTGGCCAAACGTATCGAGCAAGGTGACGAAGCGGCCAAGCGCAGACTGGCTGAAGCGAATCTGCGGCTCGTTGTCAGTATTGCCCGGCGTTATGTTGGACGCGGAATGCTATTCCTTGACTTGATCCAGGAAGGGAATATGGGATTGATCAAGGCAGTAGAGAAATTTGACTACAACAAAGGCTTCAAATTCAGTACGTATGCCACCTGGTGGATTCGCCAAGCGATTACACGTGCGATCGCCGATCAGGCCAGAACTATACGTATTCCTGTGCACATGGTGGAGACGATTAACAAATTAATCCGGATCTCGAGACAGCTTCTTCAGGATCTTGGCCGCGAGCCTTCTCCAGAAGAAATCGCGAAGGAAATGGAACTAAGTGTTGAGAAGGTTCGCGAAATTATGAAAGCCGCTCAGGAACCAGTCTCTCTGGAGACCCCAATTGGGGAAGAGAATGATTCCAATCTGGGCGATTTCATCGAAGATCATGATGCTATGGCTCCTGCTGACGCCGCGGCCTATGAACTGCTCAAGGAGCAGCTCGAAGAGGTGCTCGATACCCTTACAGAGCGCGAAGAGAATGTGCTTCGTCTCCGGTTCGGTATTGATGATGGGCGCACACGTACGCTTGAGGAAGTAGGCAAGGAGTTCGGCGTAACCCGCGAGCGGATTAGGCAGATTGAAGCCAAGGCACTGCGCAAGCTTAGACATCCTAGCAGAAGCAAACGCCTTAAGGATTTCCTGGAATAA
- a CDS encoding permease, with protein MRNFFFLPKYMAVLLPFSFMLVCVIIFAPSGLSLLNSEAMATFKNIFNGIFLESIPFVLAGALLSSILHLTIPEHTISRWIPKNPLLAILFACSIGIVFPICECGMVPLVRRLIQKGMPVYMAMVFILAGPILNPVVFGSTYTAFRTHPEIAYARMGLALLVSISIGVILYLTLKESPLRLSNSDKRNTSITGHQHHPVHLRNHEHHHSKNRFMAVLVHSADELFGMGKYLILGCLLTAGIQTMVAKESLTAIGGHPLGAYAFMMGFSFLLSLCSTSDAFVASTFLPSFSTGSLLAFLILGPMLDFKNFMMLLAAFKARFVLFFMFLVLSLVFIFSFLGDQLIQHLN; from the coding sequence ATGAGGAACTTTTTCTTTTTGCCCAAATATATGGCTGTACTGCTTCCATTCTCCTTCATGCTTGTCTGTGTGATTATATTCGCACCCTCAGGCCTATCCCTGCTAAATTCAGAAGCTATGGCTACCTTCAAGAATATCTTCAATGGTATATTTCTTGAATCCATTCCGTTTGTTCTGGCAGGAGCACTTCTCTCCTCCATACTCCATCTGACTATTCCTGAGCATACGATTAGCCGCTGGATTCCGAAGAATCCCCTTCTTGCCATCCTGTTCGCGTGTTCTATAGGCATTGTCTTCCCGATCTGCGAATGCGGGATGGTCCCGCTGGTCAGGCGCCTCATTCAGAAAGGAATGCCCGTCTACATGGCGATGGTATTCATTCTTGCTGGCCCTATCCTGAACCCTGTCGTATTCGGTTCAACCTATACAGCCTTCCGCACACACCCTGAGATCGCATATGCCAGAATGGGCCTCGCCCTGCTAGTATCTATTTCTATAGGTGTTATCTTGTATCTCACTTTAAAGGAATCTCCCCTCAGGCTCTCTAATTCCGACAAGCGGAATACGAGCATCACCGGGCATCAGCATCACCCGGTTCACCTCCGAAATCATGAGCACCATCACTCCAAGAACCGGTTCATGGCCGTGCTTGTCCATTCAGCAGACGAATTGTTCGGCATGGGCAAATATCTTATTCTGGGCTGCCTGCTAACCGCAGGCATTCAGACTATGGTCGCCAAGGAAAGCCTGACCGCCATAGGTGGTCACCCACTTGGAGCCTATGCATTCATGATGGGATTTTCCTTTTTATTGTCCCTGTGCTCAACTTCAGATGCTTTTGTAGCCTCCACCTTTCTGCCGTCCTTTTCAACCGGCTCTCTGCTTGCCTTTCTGATCCTGGGACCCATGCTTGATTTCAAAAATTTCATGATGCTGCTGGCCGCTTTCAAAGCGAGATTCGTCTTGTTCTTCATGTTCCTTGTCCTATCTTTGGTGTTTATCTTCTCTTTCCTTGGAGATCAGCTTATTCAGCATCTTAATTAA
- a CDS encoding TIGR03943 family protein encodes MNKPSLIRAHNLTRAVILLGLAIYIYHLDHSESLHYYIAPRMEFWVSLCPAPLACIALSLLIQAFLVRKRSICDCTTLPSSAVRNAAVYGIFTIPLLLGFLLPNQALGSAAALKKGMTLSRQYLTEQTLKEKFKSPDIYNEEFAELARLLYAQPVIQVNQEIFYETIGAIDLFKQEFEGKPIRLSGFVYSDPSLDRHNAFALGRFLVLCCTADAAPFGVYIKPEEPVNLPQDTWVEIEGHIHVTRNQGKEIASINAVQIREIKQPKTPYIYPSDNSVDKLRKELASIKR; translated from the coding sequence ATGAACAAGCCTTCCCTGATCCGTGCTCATAATCTGACGCGTGCAGTTATCTTGCTTGGTCTAGCCATATATATTTACCATCTTGACCACAGTGAGTCGCTGCATTATTACATTGCACCCAGAATGGAGTTCTGGGTCAGTCTTTGTCCCGCACCTTTAGCGTGTATAGCCCTAAGCCTGTTAATACAAGCCTTTCTTGTGAGAAAACGAAGTATATGTGATTGCACTACTCTGCCTTCTTCGGCAGTCCGAAATGCCGCGGTCTACGGAATTTTTACGATTCCCCTGCTGCTTGGCTTTTTGCTTCCGAATCAAGCGCTTGGAAGCGCAGCCGCCTTGAAGAAAGGAATGACACTCAGCAGACAATATCTTACAGAGCAGACCTTGAAGGAGAAATTCAAATCGCCCGATATTTATAACGAGGAGTTTGCTGAACTGGCAAGACTGCTGTATGCCCAGCCTGTAATTCAGGTGAACCAGGAGATTTTTTATGAGACCATTGGAGCCATTGACCTGTTCAAGCAAGAATTCGAGGGCAAGCCCATCCGTCTAAGCGGTTTTGTATATTCTGATCCATCTCTCGATAGACATAACGCCTTTGCCCTGGGCCGCTTTCTGGTCCTGTGCTGTACGGCCGATGCTGCTCCGTTCGGCGTATATATCAAGCCAGAAGAACCGGTTAACCTGCCGCAAGATACCTGGGTTGAGATCGAAGGCCATATTCATGTTACCCGGAATCAGGGCAAGGAGATCGCGAGTATTAACGCGGTACAGATTCGAGAGATTAAGCAGCCCAAAACTCCGTATATATATCCCAGCGATAATTCAGTAGACAAGCTTAGGAAAGAACTGGCAAGTATTAAACGGTAG
- a CDS encoding DUF350 domain-containing protein, producing the protein MKEFSWDLLDIGIGILILFVILLAGYGIFSLMTKFKDNEEIARGNEAAGMYMGSKMLGLCIIIAMVSFSSPSWLAMLTWSAVGIISLCVVYIVFDLVTPKTKLGDEIAKGNMAVAQLLRGIVIGVSLVIGTFLM; encoded by the coding sequence GTGAAGGAATTTAGCTGGGATTTACTTGATATTGGTATTGGAATATTAATTTTATTTGTAATTCTGCTTGCGGGTTATGGCATCTTTAGCCTGATGACCAAGTTCAAGGACAATGAAGAAATAGCCAGAGGCAATGAAGCGGCCGGTATGTATATGGGCAGCAAAATGCTGGGTCTGTGTATTATTATCGCAATGGTCTCCTTTAGCAGTCCCTCCTGGTTGGCCATGCTGACCTGGTCTGCGGTTGGCATTATATCTTTGTGTGTTGTGTATATTGTGTTCGATCTGGTCACACCGAAGACAAAGCTCGGGGACGAGATTGCGAAGGGCAATATGGCTGTCGCTCAGCTGCTGCGTGGTATTGTGATCGGGGTATCTTTGGTTATTGGTACGTTTTTGATGTAA